In Strigops habroptila isolate Jane chromosome 7, bStrHab1.2.pri, whole genome shotgun sequence, the following are encoded in one genomic region:
- the KCTD8 gene encoding BTB/POZ domain-containing protein KCTD8 isoform X2, with translation MALKEAGGSILPISDMVSGPSGSPFPEVVELNVGGQVYVTRHSTLLSVPDSTLATMFSPCRGGPAAARQLPRDSRARFFIDRDGFLFRYVLDYLRDKQLALPEHFPEKERLLREAEYFQLGDLVKLLSPKVTKQSSLNDEGCQSDLEDSNSQGSSDRLQRAALDKRSGFLTVGYRGSYTTVRDNQADAKFRRVARIMVCGRIALAKEVFGETLNESRDPDRPPEKYTSRFYLKFTYLEQAFDRLSEAGFHMVACNSTGTAAFINQYRDDKIWSSYTEYIFFNLWEV, from the coding sequence ATGGCTTTGAAGGAGGCGGGCGGCAGCATCCTGCCCATCAGCGATATGGTGTCGGGGCCGTCGGGCTCGCCGTTCCCCGAGGTGGTGGAGCTGAACGTGGGGGGCCAGGTGTACGTGACGAGGCACTCCACGCTGCTCAGCGTCCCGGACAGCACGCTGGCCACCATGTTCTCCCCGTGCCGGGGCGGCCCGGCGGCGGCCCGCCAGCTGCCCAGGGACAGCCGGGCGCGCTTCTTCATCGACCGCGACGGCTTCCTCTTCAGGTACGTGCTGGATTACCTGCGGGACAAGCAGCTGGCGCTGCCCGAGCACTTCCCCGAGAAGGAGCGGCTCCTACGGGAGGCCGAGTACTTCCAGCTGGGCGACCTGGTGAAGCTGCTGTCGCCCAAGGTCACCAAGCAGAGCTCGCTCAACGACGAGGGCTGCCAGAGCGACCTGGAGGACAGCAACTCGCAGGGCAGCAGCGACCGGCTGCAGCGGGCGGCGCTGGACAAGCGCTCGGGCTTCCTCACCGTGGGCTACCGCGGGTCCTACACCACGGTGCGGGACAACCAGGCGGACGCCAAATTCCGCCGCGTCGCCCGCATCATGGTGTGCGGCAGGATCGCCCTGGCCAAGGAGGTGTTCGGAGAGACCCTTAACGAAAGCCGCGACCCCGATCGCCCACCCGAGAAGTACACCTCCCGCTTCTACCTCAAATTCACCTACCTGGAGCAAGCCTTCGACCGGCTCTCCGAGGCGGGCTTCCACATGGTGGCTTGCAACTCCACTGGCACCGCCGCCTTCATCAACCAGTACAGGGACGACAAGATCTGGAGCAGCTATACCGAGTACATCTTCTTCA